The sequence GGTCGTGCAGTTTGCAGAGCAGTTGACCTTAGCCAGCCCTTTTTCTGCCTTGTGGGACGTTCCGTTGGAAGTCGATCTGGATGGTGCGACGGACAATGCCGGGAACTGGACGCGATTTGGTCTCTACCTAGGCTTTACCATCGGCGCGAACCTCATTCTGTTCGGCCTGATGGTTTGGCTCTTCCGCACTCGCTGGCGCGTCGCCTATTAGAAAGGGGACGCTTTGCCGGCATCGGCTCCAGCCATCATTTTCAATGGCCCGACGACGCCTCCAAAGATGTCGTCCATGGTAGTGCTTGGATCTTCCACAATCACGACACGATCGCCCGCTTGAAGCTGGTAATCGTATTCCATGGGAATGGCTTTATCGACGTGATCGTATTGCGAAATCAACTTCTGAGGTTGGGCCCCAGGATGCTGCGGCAATCGGCTCACGGCGATATGGAATCGCTTGAACTTCGCATTCGCTTTGGCTTGGTCGACGGCGGCTTGCACCGTCGGAGCTTGGGCTAAGAGAATCTTCTGCGTCGAACCTTTGTGCTCTTTCGACTGCATCTCGACAAGAATCATCGGCTGATTGGGCATCATGTTCGCTTGGTCCTGAGGCGAAGCCGAATCTAAGCTCGCCGAGGAGCGCATCATGCTGCAACCACTTCCCAAGAGGATGATCAACAGTACGGGGAAAGTGAACAGGGGAAATCGGTGAACCATTCTCACAATCCCTTGCGAAGCGAGGACCAAAAGGGGGCATCTGCACGACGCGTCTCTTACGCAGCCGTTGTTTTAGGTATCGGTTACACCGCAGACGAAAGTTAATCCGATTCCAGAGAAAAATCCGGTTAGTCAAAATAGGCAATGCATGCCTCGCTAGCATTCCCTATAGATACGATTGGTTTTACCCCATCCGAAGGTAAAACCGGCGGAACCCCGCAATAAATTGCTATCGTTACTATCGTCAACATTAACGATTGAGGGACCCGTATAGTCCGGAAACTTGACGACAAATTCCATACAACCGTTCCACCGATAACTTAGCTGAGGAGATTTTATTGGGAAGTAAAATATCTCACCACGAAACAGTTAGCTTGCGAACGGCTTATGCGAAACCCAAGACCCCACAACAATTCGCCCATCATAATAGGCAAGTTGATCCTCGGTGCTGTCGCTGCGACGGTGCTGGGGCTCACTGGCTGCCTTGTTGGGCCAGACCATATCGATCCTGGAGCGCCGTTCCGCAGTGAATGGATACCTCCCTTACCTCCGGGGGTAAATCAATCGTTCAACGATTCGGTTGCCTGGTGGACAAAGTTTAACGACCCGATTCTCAACAGTTTGATCGTACGAACGGCTCAGCAAAACTTGACCCTCGGTCAAGCCGCTGAAAAGATCGCCGAAGCACGGGCGTTGCGTGGCATTGCTCGTGGCGGGCTATTCCCCGACATTGATGGCATCGCCAGCTACACACGCCGGAAGCAGTCGGGTACCGGTAACACGTTCGGCTTTTCGCAGATTGCCCCCAAGCCGTTTAACTACTGGTCGTCTGGCTTCGATGCCACCTGGGAAATCGATGTCTTCGGGGCTGTCCGTCGCCGCTTGCAGGCTACCACCCAAGACATTGAAGTGGCCATCGAAGATCACAATGCTCTGATGGTTACCCTTCAGGGTGAAGTTGGTGCCAACTATATCACCGTTCGTACCTACCAGCGTCGGATTCAGTTCGCTGAGAGAAATATCGAACTGCAACGGTTGGCTCTCCGAGATGCGGAAGTCAAGCTCGATGCTGGTACCGTCACTCAACTTGACGTTGAACAGGCCAAATACAACCTGTACCAAACAGAAGCCGCGTTGCCGCTGCTGCAGCAGGAAATGGAATTGGCTTACCATCGTCTGTCGGCACTGATGGGCGAACCTCCGTCCGATCTTGCCCAGCAGATCACTCCGAACCAGCAGTTCCCTCTGCTGCCGGAAGATATTGGCGTGGGGCTGCCTATCGAGTTGATTCGTCAGCGTCCAGACATTCGCTCCTACGAACGGCAACTGGCTGCTCAAGCTGCCCGTATTGGCGTGGCTGTGGCCGAATTGTATCCGCGTTTTACGATAACCGGTACGTTCTCGGTCGACACAACGTCGTTCACCCGTTGGTTCGAGCCGCGTAGTATTGCCTATGCCTCTGGTCCTGGGGTGAGATGGAGACTTTTGGACTTCGGCCGTGTTCGTAGTGACATCGAAGTTCAACGGGCTCGCTGGCGAGGTCTGGTCTACGCTTACCAGAACTCGGTTGTCGAAGCCGCTGCCGAAGTGGAAGATTCGCTCTCGAAATACCGTTACAGCATCCAACGTGCTCAAAGCTTGCGAAAAGCAGCGGTTTCCGCTCGCAAAGCGGCTGAGATCTCGAAGGTACAGTACGATGGGGGCTTGATCCCATTCCTCACGCTGTTGGACGCTCAACGTGTTCAGGCCGAACTCGACGACCAGACCGCCTCAGCTGAAGGAGACATTTACCTAGCAGTGGTCTCGCTTTACAAAGCCTTGGGTGGTGGTTGGATCGATCCCTTCTCGGTAGCACAGAATCCGGGCGATACCGTTCCCAGCGAACTCGTATTGCCACCACCAGGCGATCCGAACGCTCCACCGCTTCCTTCGGGGCCCAACGCCCCGGCGGGCCCAACCGGCCCGGTGGGACCGGATCTTCCTATGAACCTACCGGCCAATGGAGCGGACGGCCTGCAGCCGGCTGAAGCACTACCAGTTCCCATGCCAGGTAGTAGTTAGTAAGTCGGATTGGCTTCCTAACCGTTCTGCAAGCAAGCGACGGGTGATTCGAGACCTCCTTCTCGAATCACCCGTTTTTCGTTTCCCGGCAAAAACGGAGCAGATTCCCCCGTCCCCCAGGTTGTGACCAGCGGTAGGAATCCTTAGAATTTGGCCCCAAGTAGATCGTCCCAACCGCTATGTATATTCTGGAATTCCATGGAGACGCCTGGGTTTCTCGAGCCCTTTCAAGGCCGCTGGACTAAGCGGCATTTGCTCGATTTAGAAAGTTTGACGTCGGACGAAATCACCCTTCTTCTCGACGTTGCACAAGCGTTCAAAGACTCCACTGAAAACTGCCGACGTAAATTATCGATCCTTACCGGTCGCACGTCCGTGAATCTGTTTTTCGAGGACTCGACACGTACTCGAACCAGCTTTTCCTTGGCCGCCCGTCGCTTGGGCGCGGATGTCGTCGAGTTTTCAGCCTCCAGCAGCAGCCTCTCGAAAGGGGAAACCTTGCTGGACACGGCCAAGACGATCGAATCGATGTGCATCGATACGCTCGTTTGCCGCCACAAGGCTCCTGGCACTCCGCAAATGCTGGCCAAAAACCTGGATTGTGGGGTCATCAACGCAGGGGACGGCCCCCACGAGCACCCCACTCAAGGCCTGCTCGATATCCTCACAATCCGTCAACACCGGGGCACGCTGGCCGGCAAAACGGTTGCGATGGTTGGCGATATCGCCCATAGCCGGACGGCCCGCTCGAATATCTGGGGGCTGCAAAAACTGGGTGCCCACGTGATCGTTTGCGGCCCCTCGACACTCGTTTCCCGCCGCTGGGAAGAGTTCGGTGTCGAAGTATCGCACGATCTCGATTCCATTTTACCCCGCTGCGACGTGCTGAATTTGCTGCGTATTCAGTTCGAGCGACAGTACACCCGACCATTTCCTTCCGTTCGCGAATACGCCTTGCTATATGCGATGGACCGCAAACGGATGGAGCGTGCCAAATCGGACATCCTGATCATGGCCCCAGGCCCGATCAACCGTGGCGTGGAAATCACCCCGGAAGTCGCTGACGGCGAGCATTCCGTCATCCTTCACCAGGTCAACAATGGGCTCGCCGTGCGAATGGCAGCGATGTGGCTATTGAACGACGGTCGCGCCACATCGTAGCCTCCCCATCAATCAGCTAAGAGAGAGACTTCACCTTCGTGCCTTGCCCAGCCATGGCAAGCCCAGTGGAAACAACCATGCCTCGCACGCTTATTCTA comes from Bremerella cremea and encodes:
- a CDS encoding efflux transporter outer membrane subunit, with protein sequence MRNPRPHNNSPIIIGKLILGAVAATVLGLTGCLVGPDHIDPGAPFRSEWIPPLPPGVNQSFNDSVAWWTKFNDPILNSLIVRTAQQNLTLGQAAEKIAEARALRGIARGGLFPDIDGIASYTRRKQSGTGNTFGFSQIAPKPFNYWSSGFDATWEIDVFGAVRRRLQATTQDIEVAIEDHNALMVTLQGEVGANYITVRTYQRRIQFAERNIELQRLALRDAEVKLDAGTVTQLDVEQAKYNLYQTEAALPLLQQEMELAYHRLSALMGEPPSDLAQQITPNQQFPLLPEDIGVGLPIELIRQRPDIRSYERQLAAQAARIGVAVAELYPRFTITGTFSVDTTSFTRWFEPRSIAYASGPGVRWRLLDFGRVRSDIEVQRARWRGLVYAYQNSVVEAAAEVEDSLSKYRYSIQRAQSLRKAAVSARKAAEISKVQYDGGLIPFLTLLDAQRVQAELDDQTASAEGDIYLAVVSLYKALGGGWIDPFSVAQNPGDTVPSELVLPPPGDPNAPPLPSGPNAPAGPTGPVGPDLPMNLPANGADGLQPAEALPVPMPGSS
- a CDS encoding aspartate carbamoyltransferase catalytic subunit, with translation METPGFLEPFQGRWTKRHLLDLESLTSDEITLLLDVAQAFKDSTENCRRKLSILTGRTSVNLFFEDSTRTRTSFSLAARRLGADVVEFSASSSSLSKGETLLDTAKTIESMCIDTLVCRHKAPGTPQMLAKNLDCGVINAGDGPHEHPTQGLLDILTIRQHRGTLAGKTVAMVGDIAHSRTARSNIWGLQKLGAHVIVCGPSTLVSRRWEEFGVEVSHDLDSILPRCDVLNLLRIQFERQYTRPFPSVREYALLYAMDRKRMERAKSDILIMAPGPINRGVEITPEVADGEHSVILHQVNNGLAVRMAAMWLLNDGRATS